One Panicum virgatum strain AP13 chromosome 9K, P.virgatum_v5, whole genome shotgun sequence genomic region harbors:
- the LOC120647005 gene encoding cytochrome b561 and DOMON domain-containing protein At2g04850-like, which yields MWQQARGLLLVAVAVASVVPDGAGAVAAGRCTTSTPVKAYDKCIALPTQGAALAWTYDARNATLDAAFTGSFISPSGWVAWGVNADAPAMTGARVLAAFSDPSTGALLALPFVLSQDVKLQASPLVSRPLDIPLLASSASLLAPARTVRDGARVTIAATIRLSPNRTRVHLVWNRGLYVQGYSPTIHPTDASDLASHATVDILTTATEASPIASTALQWLHGSLNALSWGLLLPVGAAVARYLRPCASTGPAWFYAHAAIQATGYTMGAAGFTLGLVMGAASPGVTYKLHRGLGIAAATAGSLQTLAVFFRPKTTNRYRKYWKSYHHLVGYGCVVVGVVNVFQGFEVMGLGASYWKLGYCLALATLIGACVALEVNAWVVFCRRQQEEKLMRREVEDVVVKDRAGAF from the coding sequence ATGTGGCAGCAGGCGCGAGGCTTGCTGCTCGTGGCGGTGGCCGTCGCCTCCGTCGTTCCCGACGGAGccggggcggtggcggccgggcgGTGCACGACGTCGACGCCCGTGAAGGCGTACGACAAGTGCATCGCCCTGCCGACGCAGGGCGCGGCGCTGGCGTGGACCTACGACGCGCGGAACGCGACGCTGGACGCGGCGTTCACGGGCTCCTTCATCTCGCCGTCGGGGTGGGTGGCCTGGGGCGTGAACGCGGACGCGCCGGCCATGACCGGGGCGCGCGTGCTCGCCGCCTTCTCCGACCCGTCCACGGGAGCGCTCCTGGCGCTCCCGTTCGTCCTCTCCCAGGACGTCAAGCTCCAGGCGTCGCCGCTCGTGTCCCGGCCGCTGGACATCCCGCTGCTGGCGTCCTCGGCGTCGCTCCTCGCCCCCGCGCGCACCGTCCGCGACGGCGCCAGGGTGACCATCGCCGCCACCATCCGGCTGTCCCCGAACCGCACCAGGGTCCACTTGGTGTGGAACCGGGGGCTCTACGTGCAGGGCTACTCCCCGACCATCCACCCCACCGACGCCTCCGACCTCGCGTCGCACGCCACCGTGGACATCCTCACCACCGCCACCGAGGCCTCGCCCATAGCCTCGACCGCGCTGCAGTGGCTGCACGGCTCCCTGAACGCGCTCTCCTGGGGCCTGCTCCTCCCGgtgggcgcggcggtggcgcggtacCTGCGGCCGTGCGCGTCCACGGGGCCCGCGTGGTTCTACGCGCACGCGGCGATCCAGGCTACGGGGTACACCATGGGCGCCGCCGGGTTCACGCTGGGGCTGGTGATGGGGGCCGCGTCGCCGGGCGTGACGTACAAGCTGCACCGCGGGCTGGgcatcgcggcggcgacggcggggagcCTGCAGACGCTGGCCGTGTTCTTCCGGCCCAAGACCACGAACCGGTACCGCAAGTACTGGAAGTCGTACCACCACCTGGTGGGGTACGGGTGCGTGGTGGTCGGGGTGGTGAACGTGTTCCAGGGCTTCGAGGTCATGGGGCTCGGCGCCTCCTACTGGAAGCTCGGCTACTGCCTGGCGCTCGCCACGCTGATCGGCGCCTGCGTGGCGCTGGAGGTGAACGCGTGGGTGGTCTTCTGCCGCAGGCAGCAGGAGGAGAAGCTCATGAGGAGGGAGGTGGAGGACGTCGTCGTCAAGGACAGGGCGGGTGCGTTCTAG